CTATGTACTAAATCCATATATGGAAAATTGGTGCATTAAATGGGTTGTCATATCACCAATATTATCAAGTGATACTCAATGGAGAGAAAAAGCAAAAGCTTTTGTAGAAGGGCAAGGTATCAACAATCAAGGACGTGTACGTTCAGACAACATTGCAAGTAAATCCTGTGATGGATTATTATTTCGATCTCAACCAGAAATCTATTTGTATGAGGGGTTTAAGAGGCTTGGAGTTCCTTTTGCACCTCTTGCGGTATTTATTCGAGGGGGTCAAGATTATCGTCGTATTGAACCAGATTTTCTAATTATTAAAGATGGAATAACAATGATTGTTGAGGTTGATGGTGATACTGTTCATAGAGAATTACCCGCACAAGCTCATGATAGGTTAAATATGCTCACTCATGAGGGAGCTATTGTAGAACGGGTATTAGCAAGCGAATGTGACACGCCTGAAAAAGCAAAACAATGCGCTTCTTGATTAATAGAAATTCTTAAGAAGCGAAAAAAAAATATGTAATGACATATGATCGCATCCTCATTGCTGTCTTGGTAGATATGATCGCACTAAGGCTTAATTCCTCCCTTATTGACAGTGGGTGTAGAGATGTAACTAATTAATTTCCAAGTTTCCAATTATCGTAAATAATTTCTACTTCTTCGGTGTTGCTTCCCCAAATTTGATCACAAGTGCGATCGCTATACTCACCACTAAAATTAACGTCATACTCAAAGCTGAACCAAACCCCCAATTTTGAGTAGCACCAAGAAACTGGTTATAAACTAACCTAGCAGCAGTCATACTAGAAGCACCACCCAGTAATTCTGGATCAATAAAATCCCCCAAAGCGGTGATAAATACCAACAAAGAACCAGCAGCAATACCTGGAAAAACCTGTGGTACAGTCACCTTCCAAAAAGTTTGCACTGGATTTGCACCCAAATCAGCTGCGGCTTCCAGTAACTGCTGGTCTAGTTTTTCCAGAGAGGCATACAACACTAAAACCATATAAGGTAATAAACTGTAAGTCATGCCAATTAATACCGCTGGATTGCGGTGAAGCAATTCCAACGCTGGTAAACCTATGCTGGTGAGTATACTATTCAATAATCCCGTAGGACGGAGAATAGTAATCCAAGCATAAGAGCGCAGTAAAGAAGAAGTCCATAAAGGCAAGACAAAGCCTAATAACAGCAAATTGCGCCAGCGTTTTGGTGCTATTTGAGCAATCCAATAAGCCACAGGAAACCCTAAAAGTAAACAAATAATTGTTGTATTAATTGCCAAAAATAGGGAATTAAATATTACTCGTAAATAAAGCGGTTCCAGAATACGGATATAGTTGTCAACACCGTTAGGATTGACAATATCCCCTGGTCGGATATCCGTTACTAAACTCAATTGAAAAATGATTAATGTGGGCAGTAACAATAACAGTAATAACCAAATCCCAGATGGTGCCAGTAAGGACACAGGTGGCAACCATTTAAAAGGATAGTGATGCCATTGCGTTTTTTTGACAATATCGTCGGGGGATTCAATTAGGGAATTAGGACTTTGAATAGACACGACCAGATACCAATTTGTTTGATTTTAGATTTTGAATTATGAAAATAACACTAACTAATTTTAAGCTAGTAATTGAGTCCAGTATCGCTCATAAACTTCTTCAAATTCGCCTACTGGAGTGAGACGTTCACACTTGTCTAGAATTGCTTGTGGAGGAAATAAACTAGTATTATATTGAATTTCTTGTGGTAATTGTTCAAATCCGGCACGATTGGGAGTAGAAATATTCAGTCTTCTGCTGATTTCGGCGGCTACATCTGGTTGCATGAGGAAGTTAATCCAGCTATAAGCTCCAGGGATATTAGGGGCTGTTTTGGGAATGACAATAGTGTCTGTCCATAGAGAAGAACCACTGCGAGGAATCACATATTTAAACTTGGGGTTTTCCTTGGATATCTTAACTCCATCAGCAGAGTAACACATAGCTAATAATAAATCTCCTGCCAGCATTTGATTTTGCCAAGCATCGGTATCAAAAGCTGCGATCACAGGTTTTAAAGACCTCAATTTTTCATAAGCTGCTTTAATTTCAATCTCATTTTGTGAATTATAAGAATAACCTAGCATCTTTAATGTTGCACCCATCACCTCCCGCACATCATTGAGTAAGGTCATCCGCTTATAAAGTTTCTGCTGGTTTTGCCAAAGATACTCCCAATCTTCAGGTGGAGTTTCCAGTTTTTCAGAGTTGTAAACTAACCCTGTTGTTCCCCAATTAAAAGGCAGACTATAACGGTTATTAGGGTCATAAATAGGATTTTTAAATTGGGTAAATAAATTTTCTAACCCTATTAAACGTTCATGATTGATTTCTGCTAACAAATTTTTCTCTACCATCTTCTGCACCATATAATCAGATGGATAGATAATGCTATAAGTACCACCACCTCCAGCTTGTAATCTAGCCAGCATCACATCGTTGGAATCAAACGGATCTGCCAAAACTTTGATGCCAGTTTGGGTGGTAAAGGTAGATAGCAATTGTTGATCAGTATATTGACTCCATGTATATATATACAATTCATCACTTTTCCCAGAACTAGTAAAATGATTGGCGCTCACATTAGCTAATCTCCACCCACAACTACTTAAAGACAAGCTAGAAAGCAGCGCCATTTTTTTGATAAATTCTCTTCTCCTAGTCATTTTCTGTTAATTAACCCTTGATGTTTGACCAATAGCTAAACAGTCAGTTTCTGCCCACCAAATGTAGATGGGTGTATTTTGGTCGGGTAAGTTACCAAAGGTGTTGGGTTGTAAAACATTAACATTCACGCCGTTGGCTAATTCCACGACATAATTAACATGAGTACCCAAATACATGACATTAACTAGTCTGCCTTCAAAGCAGTTTGTTGGCAGATTGGGTTGATAAAGGGAAATCTGAATTTTTTCAGGACGCACACTTAAGACTACCGCTTGTAATAATTCAATGGGTGTATCTTCTGTACGAGCAGCAACAATTGACAGTCCAGTTTTAGTCAAAATCTGCACACACTCGGCATCAATGGTAGTGATTTCACCGCTGAATAAATTTGTATCACCAATAAAATCAGCGACAAAAGCGGTTTGAGGACGTTCGTAAATTGTGCTAGGAGTACCGATTTGTTCAATTTTGCCTTGATTCATCACCGCGATCCGATCAGATAAACTTAGTGCTTCCTCCTGATCGTGTGTAACCATGACAAAAGTTAATCCTAACTCTTTGTGAAGATTGCATAGCTCAACCTGCATTTCCTTCCGCAGTTTTAAATCTAATGCCCCCAAGGGTTCATCTAGGAGCAAGACTGTGGGACGATTAACTAAGGCCCTAGCTAAAGCCACCCGTTGCTGTTGACCACCAGAAAGCTGAGAAGGTAAGCGCGATCGCAAACTTTCCATTTTCACCAGCTTTAAAGCTTCCGTGACTCTGCTATTAAGTTCTGATTTGGATAATTTTTTTAACCGTAATCCAAAAGCAATGTTATCCCACACATTTAAGTGATTAAACAGAGCATAGCTTTGAAATACAGTATTTACAGGTCTCCTATAAGGAGGCACATCAGTCATCGACTGACCTTGAATTAGCAACTTGCCTGCATCAACCCGTTCAAACCCGGCAATTAACCGGAGTATAGTTGTCTTACCACAACCAGAAGGTCCTAAAATACTAAAGAACTCTCCCTGTCTAACATCCAAGTCCACGCCATGTACTGCCGGTTCTTGGCTGAAAAACTTGAATACGTTTCGCAGTTCAACATCAAGCGGCTGATAATTGCTTACACTCCTCTGATTCTGCATCACAGTTTGAGCCATAATTTTCAGTAGAATGCCTTGATATGATGAAACTTGGTTGAGCAATGTAGGCTATGAAATAGACTACAAATCACACTTTGATTTATTGTATCTGGCAAGAACACCCTTGTTAAAAATATATAGGAATCCGGTTTGATTACTGATAACTTGCGTGGCGTAGCCATAATTACTTGTGTAGGCCAGAGGCCAGAGGCCAGAGAATTAAGGAAGATTAAGGTATACCCAGCGGGAGCAAAAATCAAATAGGAGTCCTCTACTAGCCATTGTTTTAGACTCAATGCCGGATAGGAGTTAGAAACTATTGTTTACAGATAATATTAATTTCATGCAACCTTTTAATCTTATGGCTATATTACCATCACCACTTAGTAGTCAAAAAAATACGCGCACAGTTGGGCGTGGTTCTCAGTCGGTATTTTTAATACTATTCACTTTATTGATGACCTCTGGAATAGGCGCTCGTTTAGCTTATTTGCAAATTATTGAGGGTCCAAAACTCCGGCAACGGGCAGAGTCTAACCGAATTCGGATGATTCCCAAACAACCAGAAAGAGGCAACATTTTTGACCGTAATGGCAAACTGTTAGCGACTACTCGCTATCCGCGCTCTGTTCATTTGTGGCCAATGGCACATACTAAGCCCTCATGGTCAGTTGTGGGTCCGCGTCTGTCCCAAATCCTCGATATTCCTCAAGAGGAGATGGAAAAGAAACTGATAGAAGCAGGGGCCAATTCTTCTTCTCTCATTCGCATTGCTCGTGACTTAAATGATGCACAAGTTACAGCCTTGAAGGAATATGAGACGGAACTGACAGATGTAGAAATCAATACGGAAGCTGTGCGTCATTATCCTGATGGTAGGCAATTAGCGCATATACTCGGCTATACCCGCGAACTGACAGCAGAACAGCTAAAAAAACGGAAATCTGAAGGCTATCGTCTCGGTGATGTGATTGGCCAAATGGGTGTAGAAAAAGCCTATGAAAAAACCCTCCGGGGTGAATGGGGAGGTCAGCAAGTAGAAGTGGATGGTGCTGGTAGACCGCTGCGGGTATTGGGAGAGAAACAGGCGAAAGCTGGTAATGATTTACACTTGACAATCGATTTAGACATCCAAAAAGCAGCGGAAAAAGCTTTAGGTAAGCGCAATGGGGCAATTGTCGCACTCAACCCCAACAACGGTGAAGTCTTAGCAATGGTATCCCATCCTACCTATGACCCAAATATTTTTTCTAAACAAAAACTCTCTCAAAAAGACTGGGAAAGCGTCCAAGGTGCTGAACATCCTTTGGTGAATCGGGCTTTAAGTGCCTTTCCCCCAGCTAGTACGTTTAAAATTGTCACCACGACAGCGGGCATAGAATCGGGTAAGTTTTCTCCTAACGTAGTGCTACAAACCTATGGTTCTTTAACTATTGGTGGCACAAGATTTGGTGAATGGAATCATGCGGGATTTGGTCCCTTGGGTTTTGTTGGGGCTATGCAGTGGAGTAGTGATACTTTCTTTTATCAAATTGGTAAAGGTGTAGGGGGTCATAAATTGATTGAATGGACTCGCAAATATGGCTTTGGTGAAAAAACTGGTTTTGACTTTTCCACAGAAGAAGCAAAGGGTTTAGTTCCCGATGAAAACTGGAAACGCAAAGTTTGGAAAATGCCTTGGACTGTAGGCGACTCTATTAATATGTCCATTGGTCAAGGTGCTTTACAAACTACACCCCTACAAGTGGCTGTAATGTTCGCTGTACCGGCTAATGGTGGTTATCGAGTGCAGCCCCATTTAATTAAAGACAATGGAGACGCACAAAACTGGCGCGAATCTTTAAATATGAAGCCAATAACTATCAAAATTCTCCGTGAGGGATTGCGGAAGGTGGTGTCTGAAGGTACGGGTAAGGCTTTGAATAAACCAAATATTCCCCCAGTGGCTGGTAAGAGTGGTACAGCGGAAGCTTGGAAGGGTAGAGCAAAACAGAATCACGCTTGGTTTGGCGCTTATGCACCCGCTGATAAACCAGAAATTTTAATTGTGGCTTTTGCTGAACATTCCGGGGGTGGTGGCGGTAGTGTGGCTGCACCAATGATTTTAGAAATCATGGAAGAATATTTTGCCCGGAAGTATCCAGGGAAGTATAAAACAGGTGACAGGTGACAGAAGAAGCAGGGGGAGTAGGCGAGCAAGGGAGCAGGCGAGCAGGGGAGTAGGGGAGCAGGGGAGTAGGGGAGTAGGGGAGTAGGGGAGCAGGGGAGTAGGGGAGCAGGGGAGTAGGGGAGCAGGCGAGCAGGGGAGTAGGGGAGTAGGGGAGTAGGGGAGTAGGGGAGCAGGGAGCGGAGGAGAAAAATCCAATCCCCAATCACCAGTCCCCAGTCCCCAGTCCCCAATCACCAGTCCCCAATCACTGCACAGGTTTAATGTTTCTGGCTTTGTAGAAAGTTTCTAAGCTATTGCGATCGCCTACAAAACGCCAGTGCCAAGGTTCATAACTTACGCCTTGAGAATTATCCTTGGGAAAAGATAACTCAAAGCTAAAACGGGCAGCATTTGCTTGTAGCCACTGATAGGCTTTGGTATTCTCAAAAGTAGCTTGCAGGTTAGTAGCTGGTACTGCTCCATCTCCTATATCTACTGCATAGCCTGTATGATGCTCACTATGACCAGGAGGGGCGCTGAGGGCGGCTCTTTGGGCGGGGGTTTGATTACGTTGAGCGCCTACATTAAAAAATAACTGTTCTTGGTCTTTGACTGAACGAAAACCAGAAAGAGGCGCTAAAATTACACCTGCACTTCTGGCTGCTTGTGCCATAGCTTGAAACCTTTGGGCGGCTGCTTGTCGCATTCTGATCCGGCCATCGGCAGTAATTGGTAACAATTCTGATTCTGGTGCTTCAGGATATGCCAAATGCCCCAAAATTGCATCATTATTTGTAGTTGGGGTATTAGTTACTGTTGGTATAGAACTAACTGGTGTTGGTTGAGAATCAGCATTTTGTTTGGGTGCTGTAATAAAAAATAAAAAACCACTACCTACAGCCAGAAACATAAATCCTACTAATCCCCCAATGACCAAAACTAGCGGTTGCACGCGCAGTCTAGATCCAGTATCAGGAGTATCGCGTAAAGCAGCTGGAATATCATCACCAGGATCTGATGATGAGTTTTGCGGTTTTTCTGGAAACCCAGCCTTTTTCAAGTCTCTACTCCTGGTTGTTTACAATTTGGGATTTTAGATTTTAGATTTTGGATGGTGAAAAACTGACTAAATTTAGCTTTTCGCTTGCCATTGCTGCAAAACATTTTTATTGGTGTTATTCAAAATTTGAGCCTGGAAAAAAATTACCAAAATAGATATCATTTTATATCTCTTTTTTTAAGTAGAATCTTGATAAATCTCTTAGAACTATATATCAAATTGGTAGGATTAATCCTAGTAGGAGTAATTCTAGGACGCAAATTACCTGCTACATTTCCTACCCGTTTAGGTCAATTTCTATTTTGGATAGGAGTACCGATAAGTATTGTTGCTTTTTTAAGACAAACCGACTTATCAGGACAGATTTGGATTGCACCTGCGATCGCCTATTTAGCCATTTTACTAGGAGCATTTTTAGCTTGGATAGTGATCCAAGGTCAAGCCTATTTGACAAATTCTCTCCCCCAACCATCGACCCAAGGTAGTTTAATTCTAGCGTCAATGGTTGGTAATACAGGTTATCTGGGCTTTCCCATCACTTTAGCAATGGTCGGCAAGGAATACTTCGCCTGGGCTTTATTCTACGATTTATTGGGGTCACTTTTCGGGGCTTATGGTCTGGGGGTATTACTAGCAACCCGTTTTGGCAACGCAGGCCAAAATCATGGACAAATGGCTAAAGCTATTAAGGCTATATTAATCAATCCTGCCTTATGGAGTTTTGGGTTTGGGTTACTATTTCGCCAAGTGACAATTCCCCCGGTTATGGAATTTGGCTTAGATACATCAGCTTGGTGTGCTGTAGCTTTATCCTTGATTTTAATAGGTATGAGACTTTCACTGTTGAGTTCTTGGTACAAACTCAAACAAGCAGGAATCAGTTTGGTTATTAAAATGCTGTTAGTTCCGCTGATTTTAGGCAGCACATTATCATTTTTTGGTGTCACTGGTGAAGCTGCAAAGGTCATAGTCTTACAGATGGCCATGCCTCCAGCTTTTGCCACACTGGTATTAGCCGAAACCTTTGATTTAGACCGGGATTTGGCTGTGACGGCTTTAGCAATGGGGTCTATGGTATTGTTAGTAACTCTTCCGTTTTGGTTGTGGTTGTTTTAATTGGGAATCCGCCAATTGAAATTGCGGAAGAATTAAACGCAGATGTAGCTTGCTTCCCGCAGGGTACACAGATAAACGCAGATAATTTTGTACCTCATTATAGGAAAGGCTGTATAGTGCCAAAAAAAGAAAAACTTAAATAATTGGCTTCAAATTAATGTAAACAATTCATGAATTTTGGTAAGATAAACACAAGTATGGAAAAAAGTATTAAAGAATGACAGTCACTAATTCATCAAAGTAGAGGTAAATTATGACCGTAAACACAGATTTACAATCTTTATATGAACTAGATGAAAATTTATGGTTAGAAGAGACAATTATTTTACTAAAGGAAAAACGTTTTCAAGATTTAGACTTAAATAATCTAATTGAGGAGTTAGAAGCTTTGGGCAAAAGAGATAAAAATGCTGTTGCTAGTTTATTAGAACAAATAATTAGACATTTTTTATTATTACCCTATTGGACAGAAGAATATGAAATAAATGGTAATTATTGGCAAACAGAAATTATTGGTTTTCGTAACCAACTTGAGAGATTATTAACCAATAATTTACAAAATTATCTCCACAGTAAATTAGAAAAAATTTATAGAAGTGCTTTAAAATATGTGAAGCAAAAAACTAGATTTAAAATAGATTTTCCAGAAGATTGTCCTTATACTTTAGAACAACTTTTAGATGAAAATTATTTGTAAATCTAGAATCAATATAGAGACATTTACTAGAACATCTCTACAAGATTTATTGATAGCATATATAGGACTTACGCAAGATTGAACTCAAAACCTGATTCTTGCGTAGGGGTAATACCGCAACGGGCAAGCAAGCTACATGAATTACCCCTACTTCCGCTCTGTTTTGCGTAAGTCCTGATATATTAAAATCTGGTCTTATGATTATGTAACTGCTAAATTTTGCTTTTCTGCCAATTCTTTAGGGGTTGTATGTTCATAGATTTCAAAAGGTTGATGAATCCAGGGGTTATCGGGTAAATAATCAGTGTAGTAATCTGGGGCAATAACTGAACAGTCTTTATACCAAATTACAGCAGTACGGATTTCTTCAATGGGAAACTCGCTATGTTCTTTTAGCCAAGGGATAGTTTGTTGCAGAGTAATTCCCGAATCCACTAAATCATCGACTAAAAGAATTCGGGAACCTAACCTGTCGGTTGTCATCGTTAAGTGAGGGGAAACAATTAAACCACCCCTTTCTTGTTTACCTGCGCCACTGTATGATGAAGTAGCTAAAATTGCTAATGGTTGATTATATATCCGGGAGAGAATATCTCCTACACGCAGTCCCCCTCTGGCAAGACAGACAATTTGATTGAATTCCCAACCGGATTGATAAATCTTCACAGCTAATTGTTCAATTTTGTGGTGATAATCTGACCAAGAAACGTAAAGGTCTGACATAAAACTCAGGGAAGTATTTTTTAGTTAGCACTGAAAGCAAATCCAAACTATCTTAATATGAGCGTAAGTTATTATGAACGATGCTAATAGTGAAAAATTAGCCAGTGAAAAGTTAGATTTGAAAACGAAACTGGCTTATGGGGCTGGAGATTTAGGCCCGGCAATTACTTCTAATATTGCTATATTTTTTCTGCTGGTGTTCTTTACTAATGTCGCTGGTATTCCAGCGGGGTTAGCTGGTAGTATTTTGATGATTGGTAAAATTTGGGATGCTGTCAATGATCCAGTTGTGGGGTTATTGACTGACAAAACTAAATCTCGTCGCTGGGGTCGTCGTTTACCTTGGTTGTTATATGGTGCAATTCCTTTTGGTATTTTCTTTTTCTTGCAATGGATTGTACCACAATTTAGCCCAGAGCAAAGTAGTAATATTTGGCCATTGTTCTGGTATTACGTCGTAATTGGTGTCATATCTCAAGCGTTTTTTACTGTGGTCAATTTGCCTTATACGGCAATGACACCGGAATTATCTCAAGATTATGATGAACGGACTAGCCTGAATAGCTTTCGCTTTACTTTTTCCATTGGTGGCAGTATTTTATCATTGATTTTAGCGCAAATTGTTTTTTCTGTGATTGATAATCCTCAACAACAGTATCTAGTTTTAGCCGCAATTTGTACTGTGATTTCGACTTTATCTTTATATTGGTGCGTTTATGGAACACGCGATCGCATTATGGCTTTTGAAGCTAAACGTATCCAATTGGAAGAAACAGCAGAAATTCCTTTTATTGAACAGATCAAAATTGCCTTCAGTAATCGACCTTTTTTGTTTGTTATTGCTATCTATCTTTTTTCTTGGTTAGGGGTACAAATTACCGCCAGCATCATTCCCTATTTTGTTATTTACTGTATGGGGATGAAAAACTCAGAAGTTCCCACAGTTTTGATTGCGGTGCAAGCAACGGCTTTATTAATGTTATTTGTCTGGAGTAATTTAAGTAGAAGGTTTGGTAAAAAACTTGTTTATTTTCTGGGAATGAGTTTATGGATAATCGCTGCTGCGGGACTATTTTTCTTAAAGTCTAATCAAATTGGTTTAATGTATGTGATGGCTGTAATGGCTGGTTGTGGTGTTTCTACAGCTTATTTAATTCCTTGGTCAATGATTCCTGATGTGATTGAATTAGATGAATTACAAACCGGACAAAGACGGGAAGGAGTTTTTTATGGGTTCATGGTGTTATTGCAAAAGTTTGGTTTAGCTTTTGGGCTATTTATAGTAGGTAATGCTTTACAAGCATCGGGTTTTAAAGAAACTGTAGTTGGACAAAGTACATTACCTATACAACCTGAATCAGCGTTGTTAGCTATTAGAATTGCTGTAGGTCCAATACCCACAATTTGTTTAATTATTGGTTTGATTTTGACTTTTTTCTATCCCATTACCCGCGAGATGCACGCGGAAATTATGTTGAAGTTGCAGGAAAGACGGGAGAATAATTCTTAGGTTTTTTCTCCCAATTTTTGTTTGATGCGTGGATATAAATTGAACCTGAAACTTGTTGGACTTTTCATTGAATTTCCCGATCTTTTTGGTTTTGATTTGGGCGTTCTTTCACGCAAATAGGTATTAGCAATTTCTTCTAGTAAATCATCAACACTATCTAATGAACCTGGTTCGGTGATTTGAATGCTATTTATCCATTCTTGTGCTATTTTCAAGATTATTTCTTGATAGGAAACTTCATTTAGCTTGTCTTCTGAAAAATAGATATCCTTCTTTAACGTTATTCTCCATGAGACGAGCAAAATTTTTGAGAAATTTAATATCTTCCATGCCAAAAATTTGCACTCTTAGCCAATTCTTCAGGAAGCGTACACGAATATTTTGATTAAGTAACTTGGCACAATTAAATATAAAACCTCTCTCCAAACCTCTCCCCTACCAGGGGAGAGGCTTTTACTCCCCCTTCCCTAGTAGGGAAGGGGGCTGGGGGGTTAGGTTTATATTATATTTTTTAACGCCCACTTACTTATCAAAAGCAATAACACCAATATTGATCCGTTGATCTGCGATTGGATCAGGAACATACTGAATTACACTATATTTGCTTGCCATAGAACTTAGTTATACATTTGCTAAAGATATTCCCACAATTCGTACTGGCGTTTGATCAAGACGGTATCAGTATTTAAAACACTCAATCCCAAAATGAGGCATACAATCTAGATAATCCTGCCAAAATTCTTGACTAAATTCCTTGATACCTTCAGGAGAAACTAGCATTTTTTGCCAACGTATATCTTTAAAACCAACTTTTTCCAATACCTTTTTATATGTATCTTTGCTGAGATAATAGTTATCAAAACTAAATTGTTTATCCGCAACAGAAAATATCAGCTTTATAGCTGTTCCTGGTTGCAGTGGTTCAGTAATAGTTTTAATAAATCCATATTTTTCAGTTTTGAGGTAGGAAATAGGAGATTGTTCACTATTATTATTTAATGTCACAAAACGCCCTCCTGGTTTGAGATTTGTAAATATGGTTTGACACATTTTTTGTAATTGTTCTTCAGTTTGGGCATAATTAAGTAAATAAGAAGCAACAACTAGATCAAAATCGCCAATTTTACCTAGTTCCATCACATTACCGACAATATATTGAATATCAAGTTGATTTTTAGCTTCTTCCTGTCTTGCCAGTTCCAGCATTTTCTCGGAAATATCAACTCCTACAACTAAAGATGCACCCTTTTGTTTAAATTGTCTAGTATATAATCCTTCTCCACAAGCTAAATCAAGAATTGACTTCCCTGTGATATCACCAAGCATATTAAAATATGTATATCTTTCAATATGCAGACGGATCGGCAACTCTTTGGCTTTTTTATATTCTTGGGCTATGCTGTCGTAATGTTCTGCCATTTTTTTACCTACTGCTACATTTATAGTTAAATAACTAAATAAAATTCACACATCTATTATTGGAAATATCCCACAACAGAAACACCCCAACCAATTAAACCACCACCTAATACCAACCATGCTGCATTGATGCGATAGCGAATGGCTAAAACTGCGGAAATCAAGAAAATAACTAAACCAAAAAAATCCACATAAAGCGTTTTTGTTAAAGTTAAAGTCGTGATTCCTAATTGCAATGTAGTCACTACCATTAAAGCTACAGCACTGACATTCACTGCATCTAAAAAAGCCCTTGTCCAAGATGAGGCACGTAAGCGAGGAATGAGAGGATTTAAAATAGCCACGAATAAAAATGAAGGGAGGAAAATTCCCACCGTTGCCACAATTGCACCAGGTATATCAGCAATGATATAACCTATAAAGGTAGCTGTGGACAGCACTGGTCCAGGAGTAAATTGACCGATAGCAACAGCATCTAATAACTGCTGTTGTGTTAACCAACCATATTCATTTACTAACCCACCTTGTAAAAATGCAATTAGTAAATAACCACCACCAAATAACACACTACCAACTTTGAGAAAAAATAAACCTAATTTCCATAAAGGTACAACAGGAGTTATAGTTATTACTGGCAAAGTTGTAGAAATAGTTAAAGCGGTAATAATTAAATTAATTTGATTACTATTACGTAACCAAATCATTCCTAATATTCCCCCCAACAACAAAGCAATAACTTCATTAATATTACCAAACCAAGTTATTAACCCAACTGCTACAGCAATTATAAGTAATTGTCTGGTTTTTACTGCTTTTTTTCCTAAACTCCAAAGGGCATTCAAAATAATAGCTAAAACCGCAGGTTTAATCCCATAAAGTAAAGGCGAAAATTGGGGTAAAGTTCCATAATTCACATAAATCCAAGCCAAGATACCTGTAATTAAAACCGCAGGTAAGATAAAACAAACACCCGCAACAATCAGACCTAGCCATCCTGCATAAATGTATC
This region of Anabaena sphaerica FACHB-251 genomic DNA includes:
- a CDS encoding ABC transporter ATP-binding protein, coding for MAQTVMQNQRSVSNYQPLDVELRNVFKFFSQEPAVHGVDLDVRQGEFFSILGPSGCGKTTILRLIAGFERVDAGKLLIQGQSMTDVPPYRRPVNTVFQSYALFNHLNVWDNIAFGLRLKKLSKSELNSRVTEALKLVKMESLRSRLPSQLSGGQQQRVALARALVNRPTVLLLDEPLGALDLKLRKEMQVELCNLHKELGLTFVMVTHDQEEALSLSDRIAVMNQGKIEQIGTPSTIYERPQTAFVADFIGDTNLFSGEITTIDAECVQILTKTGLSIVAARTEDTPIELLQAVVLSVRPEKIQISLYQPNLPTNCFEGRLVNVMYLGTHVNYVVELANGVNVNVLQPNTFGNLPDQNTPIYIWWAETDCLAIGQTSRVN
- a CDS encoding polyamine ABC transporter substrate-binding protein is translated as MTRRREFIKKMALLSSLSLSSCGWRLANVSANHFTSSGKSDELYIYTWSQYTDQQLLSTFTTQTGIKVLADPFDSNDVMLARLQAGGGGTYSIIYPSDYMVQKMVEKNLLAEINHERLIGLENLFTQFKNPIYDPNNRYSLPFNWGTTGLVYNSEKLETPPEDWEYLWQNQQKLYKRMTLLNDVREVMGATLKMLGYSYNSQNEIEIKAAYEKLRSLKPVIAAFDTDAWQNQMLAGDLLLAMCYSADGVKISKENPKFKYVIPRSGSSLWTDTIVIPKTAPNIPGAYSWINFLMQPDVAAEISRRLNISTPNRAGFEQLPQEIQYNTSLFPPQAILDKCERLTPVGEFEEVYERYWTQLLA
- the mrdA gene encoding penicillin-binding protein 2; this translates as MAILPSPLSSQKNTRTVGRGSQSVFLILFTLLMTSGIGARLAYLQIIEGPKLRQRAESNRIRMIPKQPERGNIFDRNGKLLATTRYPRSVHLWPMAHTKPSWSVVGPRLSQILDIPQEEMEKKLIEAGANSSSLIRIARDLNDAQVTALKEYETELTDVEINTEAVRHYPDGRQLAHILGYTRELTAEQLKKRKSEGYRLGDVIGQMGVEKAYEKTLRGEWGGQQVEVDGAGRPLRVLGEKQAKAGNDLHLTIDLDIQKAAEKALGKRNGAIVALNPNNGEVLAMVSHPTYDPNIFSKQKLSQKDWESVQGAEHPLVNRALSAFPPASTFKIVTTTAGIESGKFSPNVVLQTYGSLTIGGTRFGEWNHAGFGPLGFVGAMQWSSDTFFYQIGKGVGGHKLIEWTRKYGFGEKTGFDFSTEEAKGLVPDENWKRKVWKMPWTVGDSINMSIGQGALQTTPLQVAVMFAVPANGGYRVQPHLIKDNGDAQNWRESLNMKPITIKILREGLRKVVSEGTGKALNKPNIPPVAGKSGTAEAWKGRAKQNHAWFGAYAPADKPEILIVAFAEHSGGGGGSVAAPMILEIMEEYFARKYPGKYKTGDR
- a CDS encoding AEC family transporter, translating into MINLLELYIKLVGLILVGVILGRKLPATFPTRLGQFLFWIGVPISIVAFLRQTDLSGQIWIAPAIAYLAILLGAFLAWIVIQGQAYLTNSLPQPSTQGSLILASMVGNTGYLGFPITLAMVGKEYFAWALFYDLLGSLFGAYGLGVLLATRFGNAGQNHGQMAKAIKAILINPALWSFGFGLLFRQVTIPPVMEFGLDTSAWCAVALSLILIGMRLSLLSSWYKLKQAGISLVIKMLLVPLILGSTLSFFGVTGEAAKVIVLQMAMPPAFATLVLAETFDLDRDLAVTALAMGSMVLLVTLPFWLWLF
- a CDS encoding ABC transporter permease subunit produces the protein MSIQSPNSLIESPDDIVKKTQWHHYPFKWLPPVSLLAPSGIWLLLLLLLPTLIIFQLSLVTDIRPGDIVNPNGVDNYIRILEPLYLRVIFNSLFLAINTTIICLLLGFPVAYWIAQIAPKRWRNLLLLGFVLPLWTSSLLRSYAWITILRPTGLLNSILTSIGLPALELLHRNPAVLIGMTYSLLPYMVLVLYASLEKLDQQLLEAAADLGANPVQTFWKVTVPQVFPGIAAGSLLVFITALGDFIDPELLGGASSMTAARLVYNQFLGATQNWGFGSALSMTLILVVSIAIALVIKFGEATPKK
- a CDS encoding M15 family metallopeptidase, with the translated sequence MKKAGFPEKPQNSSSDPGDDIPAALRDTPDTGSRLRVQPLVLVIGGLVGFMFLAVGSGFLFFITAPKQNADSQPTPVSSIPTVTNTPTTNNDAILGHLAYPEAPESELLPITADGRIRMRQAAAQRFQAMAQAARSAGVILAPLSGFRSVKDQEQLFFNVGAQRNQTPAQRAALSAPPGHSEHHTGYAVDIGDGAVPATNLQATFENTKAYQWLQANAARFSFELSFPKDNSQGVSYEPWHWRFVGDRNSLETFYKARNIKPVQ